A region of the Nitrospirota bacterium genome:
AACGAAAACCCTTATGAAAATATCGGAGAGCAGGATATAACAGCCCATGTTAATTTCTCGTCCCTTAAAAAGTGGGGAGAGGAACTCGGAATCGAGTGTCGTTGCGACAGTCGTACCGACTCGTACCGACCTGGTTTAAAAACTGCAGGCTATTGCTCCCAGGGGACATTTCTCATAGCCCTCGGCATAGATAAGATAATAACTGAACTTTACGGAAATTCCCCTGAGTATCTTTTTGAGGTTGCAAAGATTAAGGGCCTGCTTTTGCCCCAGGGCATGGGAGAATCGCATAAGGTTATGATTCAATATAAAGGGGAGGGCTCTCCAGAACTCAGCGGGTTTTCTATGAGGAATCAGGCAGGAGCTCTTTAAATTTATTTAAAATAGGCCTCAAGCCTCTCCAGACTCTTTCTGGTGTCTTCTGGTGTATGCGCTTCTACTGTGTATATAAAATTTTGCCCTACAGGTCGTAGACCTTTCAATTCATCGAATAATCTTTTAAAGTCAAAACTACCTTCTCCTACGGCAAGATGGGAATCTGAGGTTTTATCATTGTCATGCAGGTGAAGCTCAATAATATATGGTTTTATTACAGAAAGCCATTCTTCGAGCGATACCTTTGAAAAGAGATTAAAATGTCCTGTATCAAAGCACACACCGAAATTCTCTGAATTCATTTCCTGCATGAGGAGTTTAAAATTTGAGGGCTCATCTTCAAAGATGTTTTCAATAGCGATTTTAATTCCCATTTCAGAGGCCCTCTTATTCAGGGACTTCCATGTTATAAGGCTTCCCTCAAGCCATACATCAACCCTCCTGTCGTATTTCCACTTGTCGTATCCTGAATGAAAGACAATTATTTCTGGTTTTAATACCTCTGCAAAATCAAGGATGGTATTAAACCGTTCAATGGTTACAGCCCTTACCTTTGAATCAACCGCACCTGGTGAGAGGTCCATGAATGGTGAATGGATTGTGATAGCAGGATTGTAATCCAGGCGTTCTTTCAGGCGGATTATCTCGGCCTTATTTAAATCATCAAGCCCTTTTGAGCCAAAGTATATTTCGAGGTTTAATCCCTCTTGTTTTATAAAAGGAAAATATTTCTCTAACCTGTCATAGGGGATATGGACATGGGGCTTTATCACTATACCTTGGCAGTTTCTTCTTTTTTTGTGCTGGATGTTTTTGTGGTCTCTTCTTTTTTTTTGTTTGGTGCTTTCTCGGCTTCCATAGCCTTTTTCCTATCAGCAGATGGATAGTCAGTTACATACCAGCCACTGCCTTTAAGGACAAA
Encoded here:
- a CDS encoding zinc ribbon domain-containing protein, encoding MPIYEYECTKCGEHTEVMQKITDLPLSKCTSCGGEVRKLITPTAFVLKGSGWYVTDYPSADRKKAMEAEKAPNKKKEETTKTSSTKKEETAKV
- a CDS encoding sugar phosphate isomerase/epimerase; the encoded protein is MIKPHVHIPYDRLEKYFPFIKQEGLNLEIYFGSKGLDDLNKAEIIRLKERLDYNPAITIHSPFMDLSPGAVDSKVRAVTIERFNTILDFAEVLKPEIIVFHSGYDKWKYDRRVDVWLEGSLITWKSLNKRASEMGIKIAIENIFEDEPSNFKLLMQEMNSENFGVCFDTGHFNLFSKVSLEEWLSVIKPYIIELHLHDNDKTSDSHLAVGEGSFDFKRLFDELKGLRPVGQNFIYTVEAHTPEDTRKSLERLEAYFK